The following is a genomic window from Bufo gargarizans isolate SCDJY-AF-19 chromosome 10, ASM1485885v1, whole genome shotgun sequence.
CAAGCCCCGTCCCATTCTGCCCAGGTGCATACCCCaaaaatgcaaaatgtgcatCAACACCGCCCCTTCACAAGGTCCCGCTGGGAGACGGATGGCAGGCAGGTGCACACAGCCGTACGCCAGGCTAGACTGGCATCTGATGAAGGGAAATCTTCTGTAATGATGCAAAAATAAAACTGGGGGCGATTCCCTTCCGTTTGCGGCGGAGCAGATGGCCGGGGGGAGAAGGTTGTTTGGTTGATCGGCCTTTTGTTTTTGGGCGAAGAGATTACAGATGACAAATAACTAGCTGTAAGCCTCTTACCGCCGGCACGAGCGCAGCTGTCACAAAGAATGGGGACAAATTCTAGCCGCTGACGCCATGACCCCAATTAAAACCGGCCCATGATGCACCCTgattatttttttagaaattaACAGTCACTCAGTCTCTACGGTTGGGCAGCCGCAGGAAGCGAAGGGTTAACCGTCACAGTCATTTAGAGAGATGGAAGGAAGAAAAGCTTCTTCCGTTAACCTCCGGCGGCGGCCATCGCTCTCAtcgcagatttttatttatttatttttcatgtttTAATTATAAGAACAAAAACACCTAcacaaaatttcaaaaataatatatatatattttttttttaatttttttatttattatttttttaacaactgCGGGTACCCGACCCACCCGCAGCCCATGGAGAGAGAGCGGTgaaggaacaaaaaataaataaatatttattcaaTAATTTCGCTTTCTTCTCCCCTTTAAAAATTCTTAAACCATTGATTCCATATTTGATAAAAAAACAATCCTTTCTCCCCCAATTATCATAAACTAtcctttctatttttaacatgttATCTCCTCGCATATTTAATAATTCCACtattttctgggggggggggggagcaatgaAGATTATTTAAAGTTTCAGTTAAAATACGCATTCTCCTCGGAGGTATTAAACCCATTTTCCAAACGATTCAGAGACTCATTGAAAAAGCGGACAGGAATGAACGGCTtccaacatgctgggagttgtagttttaacttACAGCAGGGGGGCCGCACAAGATTTAAACCAGTCCTCGACCCCCACATGAACGGAGTGTTGGTCCAGCATGCACACTGCGGCACCATTCATGCCTATGGCTTCTCttctgcagtcccatagagatgactgCTGCTCCTTTCATACTGGGGGCCACAGGACCAGCAGGAGATGACTGCTGCTCCTTTCATACTGGGGGCCACAGGAACCCCTCCTTCtagtaatcagtgggggtccctggGGTCAGAAGCTGCACCAAAGGAGGACTAGGGGCCAAGACAGGATCTCATGGCAGTAGTCGACGACTACCGCTAGACACTGATGTACAGTCCGAGGAGACGCTCTGCGCCTCGGAGAGGAGACGCCCTGGCAGCGCGAGGAGGATGACCCATTAAAGGCTGCACTTTAGCTGCGCTCCCCTTGGCACAGCACAAACAAGGGATAAATTATTCACACCCTGAACTCCCAGAATCCCCTGCACCGCGGCAGAGCTGACCCATTTGAcaaaaggaataaaaaataaaaaaaaacagaatatttTACGCCTCAATAGAACGGTTCATAAAATCAAGGATGAGACTCTGCGATGACAAAGAGCCACCCCAGGGGGCATCGTATACCGCCGTCACTTCAAGCGCTTCATCATACAGAACTTCCTAATTCAGGAATAAAATGCCAGAATGGCAGTGTAGACTGACACATGGATAACAGGGAGCCTAGCAGTAGACAAACCATATGCCATGGAGGGCCTGTAAGAAGCTAAGTGAGGATAACTATGGGTACTGTAATGGCCGCCATGAGGGGGCGTCACCCAGAAGGATAGCCAGCAGTGCTGAAGACGGAGGGGCGGGTGTCGCTCTGATGTACTGCAGGGCACTACACAACACAAACTGTATGGTGCCACATGCAGCTACAGAGGCACAAAATAATGAGGTAGAGTCTGGTATGAATGACACACTGTACGGCACTATTTACATAGGCACCACATGTCCAACACTAACCGCATGGCACATTTTTAtaagagcactgtatggcactaatgAGACTCTACGTGGCTACAGTATGGCACAATAGTACACTAtcatatgggcactgtatggcccTCTATTACATCATACATGGGCAGTGTGTGGCACTATATTACCctatatatgggcactgtatggcccTCTATTACATCATACGTGGGCAGTGTGTGACAATATATTACCCTatctatatgggcactgtatggcctTATATTACACTATACATGGGCAGCGTGTGGCACTCCgatagagattatatatatatatatatatatatatatatatatatatatagtccaggggtggattggccatagaccttacaggaaaatttcccggtggcccgatgcccagggggccgcctgagccctcctcatggccggccaGTGTTCTGTGAAGGACTCTGTTgggcggtataatgtgccacaatacggTATAGCTGGCCCtatcttccatcaatttggacccaaaaacaaaacggggccacatttagtattttttccagggccactttaagtttccagtccgcccctgtctaAAGCCTCCTTCACACGTCCGCgtctgtgctcaaatccgtgagcaggtggtcagtgatgcatccgtgaaggatccgtgtgtctgttttttgctgtctgtgtttCACTGACCCTGCGCAGCTgagaaataattttcaaagcatctcttcttaatgatccgtggttttcacagaccccatagactatcatggacgtgatggatccgtgaatagAGCGTGCAGCGGTGCTGAcaacactgacccacggaccgtgctaaaactgtctgaatccgtgtgctgtccgtgaaacactgacgtgtgaagaaATGTCGCTCCTGTGGCATCATGCACACAGCAGGTAGCGGATTACATGAAGACAGTGaggggcgggaggggggggggggacgcggGGGACTCACATGTGATCAGCTGGTGAGACAGGGAATTCCCTCTTGGCAAAGTCTTGGAATTGAGAAATCTCCAGCGTGAGCTGCCAACGAATCCGAGGACGACGTCTTCTGCCAGAACCACTAATAACGACAGCTCCGCCGCGTGCGAGGGACCACCACCCTGAACCCCAATCTCACATTCACAGGGAGCTGTGTGCTGGGGCCCTCAACGTTCATACAGGCACCGCAGCCCCTTCTCTGACCATTAGGCTTGGCAGCCATGTTtaatttaaaggggaactccaccaGGGGGTAAAAAGTATTCTTTCAACTTTAACATGGAcagaaaaagtttaaaaaataaaaataaaactgcaacACAAAAATGACAGGACAGTGGCTTCATGTGACCAGGTGTCCACATAGTCCTGACCTGGCACCCAGTGACTGAGAGTAGTCACCTCATGCCCTGTCATCAGGAGCTTCAGAGTCGTGGCCCCTTCCCAGACCCAGAGTGGGGCCCTGTGACCGTCCTTGCACCCTGTCACACAGGGGAGGGGGGTCCTTAAAGTGAACAGGTCCCAGGGAGAGTAGAAACCCCCCTCACCTACAGACGGAATGAAAGTTCCAGTACTCACTCAGCGGGGGAACATGCCGCTACCCACTCCTCCTCCGCAGCAGCAGCCGCTCTCCTTTACCCCACTTCTCTGGAGCACAGAGCAGAGCTTGACGATCAACACtgaaggcagccaatcaacactCGCCTCACTGTGACTGACGCGCCTTCTAGCTAATCCTAAGGAGACAGGGGCGGGACTTTCAAAGGTCGGCGCTCTAGTGGGCGACGAGGCGGAAACGTCACTGACACGCAAATGCCGGCGGCCATCTTTGATTCTGGAAAACTGAATCCTGCATGTTGACTGAAAAGAGATGAAAGTCAAGTATTTTCCTCAGCACCTCTATCATAGCACCAATTAGACGCAACATGCATTTAAAATGAAATACACAAATTGTACCTGGTAGTGCGTAAGTCTGTGCAAcgcaagtggggggggggggggggggggtttgggggatTATTTTTAAAGGCAAATTGAGGAAAGTGaaatttaaggcatttttatgtGAAGAGTCCTATATTATCCATACACAAAGCCTACACAATGTCTTTAGCATTTAAAGTCAAACGTTGATTAAGCACCTCTTTGCCCTTAGCAAAGATGGTGGCTGCAGAGTAACATTGGGTCACATGTCACCCCTCCCTTCGATGTGTTGACCTCACGTGACTCCTGCAGGTGGTGGCTATTCCAGGCTTTGCAGAGCTAAGAGCAGGATGCATGGACAGCTCCCTGCTGAGTACCAGGAGGCTGCTGCCAGGGACTCTGGATTTTTATGGAGCTGGATACAGGAATGAAGACCTGAGGATGGAATACATCCGATGGATACTGGACATATTTGTAGACTCATACTAAATTAAAACTCCAGAGGAACCTATAGAGATTTGGTAATTTGATTTCTAGAGCCATGAAACTCTGAGAGACCTGAACTTTCATCTGGAGACCTTCATTTTCTTCTTCTGCATaactttaaaaaatgtatcttctCCAGAGTTTGACTTCCAGATAATGCATGGTTTGCACAGACTGCTGCATTCTTCCAGTGCCAAGAGATGCAAAACTTCTTGAGTTTTCCAAGGACATTCCTATAAGGATGTTCTTGGTGGAGTCCTGTCCCATTGGTATTCTTTGAGGATTCCACCATTCTCCTTATCGGTTGGGGTTGCAAGGTTCCTTAGAGGAGATGTTGAAGGAAGAGTGTAAGGCATTACTAGATGCCCTGAATAGGGTGACGGCATGCTACAGGCACCTGGTGCTCACCATAGGTGGCACTGCCGACTCCCAGAACCTTCGGGAGGAGTTGAAGAAGACTCGACAGAAAGCCCAGGAGTTAGCGGTGGCCAACAGGAACAAGTTGACCAGCACTCTCAAGGACAACAGTCTCAGCAAAGAAGACAAGGTTGAGTTTGAGAGGCTATGGGTCATATTCTCCACCTGTATGGACCTCCTCGAGACGGACATGAGAAGAGCCCTGGAGCTTGGTCAAGAGTTCCCATTAAATATACCCAAAAAGCACATCATACAGACTGGCATGAGCGGCGGTACCTCAGGGGTGGCAGCGAGGGCCATGAGCGTTCAGAACATGAAATACGACGGCGAGCACAACATAGATGTCATGGACCTCAAGGACCTGGAGAATGAGATCAAACAAGTCGACGAGATGATGCACGAGATGGAAATGAAAGTCGGCGTTCCTCAGTGGACTGTGGAAGCCAAGCAGAACCCAGGGGCAGAACTCAAGTGTGCCACCAGTGGAGGGGCATCGTCTCCTGGCACCATATCTGCAGAAGAGAACAAGGCTATTTGCGACCTGAGTAAACTTTTGGCTGGGGTGGTCTTCAGTGCCGTCCTTCTGATTGCTATCATACTGGCTGTTTGCGTGGTCAAACTTTCGTGAGCTCACATCTTCTCGCcctgaaatagattttttttttttccttgcacaTGGCCAAACATTTGGTTTCTGCAGACCTGGCACCCAGCAGGAGGACCGGTCACGATGTAACATGACTGTATTTTGTGCATTGACCTATTCTGGAACCTGCTGCTGATGGACCCAACCTTTTAATCCAGATTTACCATCCCATCTGCCAAGCTCGCTGCTCTTCTGGAGGATCCCAGTTACCTTTCTCTGTAGCTTCTCCTTTCTGTGAAGATTAACCCTTTCCCTCCGTAACTTTCATGTTTTTACTTTAGGTCCTGCATGATTTGGGTTCAGAAGATTGCTTGATCGGTTCCCCCCCATGAAATGCCATCTTTTCTGTTTGCACTTGCACCGCTAGATCCTTAAATCCACAGTGTTAACCATTTCATTGCAAGGCGCATACTGACCCTGGCAGGCAGCTAAATGGTCTGCGCGCTGTAGAGAGCAAGCGCGTCTGCATGCCTGCTGTGTCTTTGTGCGTTGCCTTTCCAGGAGATTCCTTCTTCCCAGCCGTCGGCAGGATTTCCAGCTAGATGACTATATCTAACCTACGTACGAGGTGGAACCTTATCATAGCCTTGAGACTTGCAGTCTTCCTTATAACGCCAGCCTGGCACAGCTATACGCGGGGCTCGTTATATAAGAATGAGATCGCTTCCCAGAGACGCAAATGCTGGGTGATGGCAATCCTCAAGCAATACAATGGTAGAGGCATCACAAGCGACCTGGGAAATATTCCATAATTTACCGTCCTGGCGGGTAGTAGCAGTTTTATATCCTCACACCACCTAGATAGAACAGTAGTGTGATCGCAAAactccccaaattttttttattatttaccgctatgcccctttaaattttaatgtTGCGACCTATGCCTGATGTGACCACATAGCACGCCATTATCGGCAGGTGATTTGGCGCCTGATGCTTTAGTGTTCAGAACTTCGTCGTTGGTTGTGACCGTATGTAACTCTAACGTAGGAGAGGGGATTTAGAA
Proteins encoded in this region:
- the LOC122921106 gene encoding regulator of G-protein signaling 9-binding protein; this translates as MLKEECKALLDALNRVTACYRHLVLTIGGTADSQNLREELKKTRQKAQELAVANRNKLTSTLKDNSLSKEDKVEFERLWVIFSTCMDLLETDMRRALELGQEFPLNIPKKHIIQTGMSGGTSGVAARAMSVQNMKYDGEHNIDVMDLKDLENEIKQVDEMMHEMEMKVGVPQWTVEAKQNPGAELKCATSGGASSPGTISAEENKAICDLSKLLAGVVFSAVLLIAIILAVCVVKLS